One window of Triticum dicoccoides isolate Atlit2015 ecotype Zavitan chromosome 5A, WEW_v2.0, whole genome shotgun sequence genomic DNA carries:
- the LOC119299173 gene encoding WD repeat-containing protein 75-like: protein MITGGQSYVSAPPAFSADGRFLLVCSGCSVSVFSTSTGMLVSELEGHEGDVTAVVVVPPQSSAAAAAKLATHCWTAGLDGFLIYWDFATAELVRKVKVDAPVHSMVIPNISKKLKLTEVYAPFAFVSVEALSNKAIQDKAKGKPVAKKKELWGQLRIYDLWKGCQVGSELAQTRKPEKIVVSCSGEFLGIANKRHLYIWSIPTKDFNHDNIRKIKLGHTKKLSTLAFHPSERIVAGGDATGRILIWRGFGKAKFSGTHGAKSQVDEERDGVRGKDDAGTCTTWHWHSSGVNFLKFSSDGAYLLSGGMEGVIVVWQLDTGKRRYKPRLGSPLLFFVDSPDSSISCVSCTNNQVHLLNMPNMEVLKTVAGIKLPIASADLSRRDVCGFDSTNGLVAIPTQDYCIQFYNLFENTEVSEVQVCERNFQPVDDITLYISLVSLSIGGNLMCTVEVKLPEEELGGLVTLKFWNQGSRAGQFHLSTVIYEPHSDAGISAVAFHPGKNMAVSSSFGGNFKVWVQSLSLQSSDGKSQSGWRCQSVGSYKKKPMTAAAFSGDGSVLAVAAESVITLWDPDNNALVGVIAEALSPITKLSFAGDSAYLMSLSQSSKPQVAVWNVSNLSMEWSYTLFAEAACCSSSKSEFAVLSLLSCPEGGAPAEQDGIILIFDAENSKPVSSWSVKKAKGGSIAFVKDGPSFDASTDGTRGGEASLLVYVNGSHEYVIFDPLKNEEPQISKSTRKNIQADEPAPIGYASIYGELPKLELKKEVSDIPFIPSDRPWETIFTGSSHALPPLTKLCSVFLASLLEKRPVTDE, encoded by the exons atgatcACCGGCGGCCAGAGCTACGTCTCGGCGCCGCCGGCCTTCTCCGCCGACGGCCGCTTCCTCCTCGTCTGCTCCGGCTGCTCCGTCTCCGTCTTCAGCACCTCCACCGGCATGCTG GTGTCGGAGCTGGAGGGGCACGAGGGGGACGTCACCGCCGTCGTGGTGGTGCCACCGCAGAGCAGCGCCGCGGCGGCCGCCAAGCTCGCGACCCACTGCTGGACGGCGGGGCTTGACGGCTTCCTCATCTACTGGGACTTCGCCACCGCCGAGCTGGTGCGGAAGGTCAAAGTCGACGCCCCAGTCCACTCCATG GTGATTCCCAACATAAGCAAAAAATTGAAATTGACCGAGGTGTATGCTCCTTTCGCATTCGTCTCTGTGGAAGCTTTGAGCAACAAGGCTATTCAAGATAAGGCAAAGGGCAAGCCAGTTGCTAAAAAGAAGGAATTGTGGGGGCAGCTGAGGATTTATGACTTGTGGAAAGGGTGCCAAGTGGGTTCTGAACTGGCTCAG ACACGGAAGCCAGAAAAGATTGTCGTGAGTTGTTCTGGAGAATTTTTGGGCATTGCAAATAAGAGACATCTCTATATATGGAGCATACCTACGAAAGATTTCAACCATGACAATATAAGGAAAATAAAGCTTGGTCACACAAAGAAGTTGAGCACCCTGGCCTTCCATCCAAGTGAGAGAATCGTTGCTGGTGGTGATGCAACAGGGAGGATCTTAATCTGGAGAGGTTTTGGAAAGGCCAAGTTTTCTGGAACACATGGTGCAAAGTCTCAAGTTGATGAAGAAAGGGATGGTGTAAGGGGTAAAGATGATGCGGGTACTTGCACTACATGGCACTGGCATTCTAGCGGAGTGAACTTTCTCAAATTTTCTTCCGATGGAGCTTACTTGCTCTCAG GTGGTATGGAGGGTGTTATTGTTGTATGGCAACTAGATACTGGAAAGAGAAGGTATAAGCCACGTCTAGGATCTCCTCTTCTGTTCTTTGTAGATTCTCCAGACTCTTCCATTTCCTGT GTGTCATGTACAAATAACCAAGTTCATCTTTTAAACATGCCTAACATGGAGGTCCTGAAAACCGTTGCTGGAATTAAG CTACCTATTGCTTCCGCGGACTTGAGTCGACGAGATGTGTGTGGATTTGATTCCACTAATGGCCTTGTTGCTATACCAACACAAGATTACTGCATACAATTCTATAATTTGTTTGAGAACACTGAGGTTTCAGAG GTGCAAGTGTGTGAGAggaactttcagcctgttgacgataTTACG TTGTACATCTCTTTAGTTTCCTTGTCCATTGGTGGCAATTTAATGTGCACTGTGGAGGTCAAGCTTCCTGAAGAAGAATTAGGTGGCCTTGTTACACTGAAATTTTGGAACCAAGGGTCTCGTGCTGGACAATTTCATCTGTCCACTGTCATTTATGAGCCTCACAG TGATGCTGGGATTTCTGCCGTTGCTTTCCATCCAGGAAAGAACATGGCTGTGAGTTCTTCGTTTGGTGGCAACTTCAAG GTGTGGGTCCAAAGTTTGTCTTTACAATCAAGTGACGGAAAAAGTCAATCTGGTTGGAGATGCCAATCAGTTGGCTCATACAA GAAGAAACCTATGACAGCCGCAGCCTTCTCAGGCGATGGATCTGTTCTTGCGGTTGCAGCTGAGAGCGTCATTACTCTGTGGGACCCTGATAATAATGCACTTGTTGGCGTGATTGCAGAAGCACTATCG CCCATTACAAAACTTTCTTTCGCTGGGGATTCGGCTTATTTGATGTCTCTATCTCAGAGTTCAAAACCACAGGTTGCTGTGTGGAATGTGTCAAATCTTTCCATGGAATGGTCTTACACCCTTTTCGCAGAAG CTGCATGTTGTTCTTCAAGTAAGAGTGAATTTGCGGTTCTTTCTCTTCTAAGCTGTCCTGAAGGAGGAGCACCAGCAGAGCAGGATGGGATAATACTGATTTTCGATGCAGAAAATTCAAAACCGGTTTCCTCCTGGTCTGTAAAGAAG GCAAAAGGAGGTAGCATTGCTTTTGTGAAGGATGGTCCCTCTTTCGACGCAAGCACAGACGGCACAAGAGGTGGAGAGGCTTCATTGCTGGTTTACGTAAATGGTTCACATGAATATGTTATCTTTGATCCCCTAAAGAACGAGGAGCCGCAAATCAGCAAGAGCACACGGAAAAACATTCAAGCTGATGAACCTG CACCAATCGGTTATGCTTCTATTTATGGAGAACTTCCAAAACTGGAACTGAAGAAAGAGGTTTCAGATATCCCATTTATCCCATCAGACAGACCCTGGGAAACTATATTCACTGGATCATCTCATGCTCTCCCGCCTCTCACGAAACTGTGTTCTGTTTTCTTGGCATCATTGCTGGAGAAGAGACCGGTTACAGACGAGTGA